DNA from Variovorax sp. PBL-H6:
GGGCGGCGCCAGCAAGATCGTCAGCTCGAAGGCGCTGGTGGCCGAGTTCGCGCGCCGCCGGCCCGACCTGGTGGAGACGCTTCGCGGCGTCTTCCACTACAGCTACCAGGGCGCGCAGGACCCGTCGCAGCCGCCGTACTACGCCATCCCGCTGCTCGGCCGTGCGGACGCGCCGTTCGCCTTCCGCATCAACCGCAAGAACGTCAATGCCGCGCAGCGCGACTTCCCCGAAGTCCCGCGCCTGAGCACCCGGCAGGTCGAAGCACTGGACTTGATCGACACCCTGCTCGAAGACCCCGCGCTGCTCTTTTCCATGTGGTTCGAGCAGGGCGACCTGCAGTTGCTCAACAACTACACCGTGGTTCACTCGCGCACAAGCTTCGTCGATCACGAGGAACCCGACCAAAGGCGCCACCTGCTGCGGCTGTGGCTTGCGGTGCCCTGCGCCCAGCAACTGCCGCCGGACTGGGCGCCGTATTACGGCGACGACCGCGCCGGCTCGGTGCGCGGTGGCCTGCGCGGCAGCAACCGCACCCAGGCCTTCGAGGAGTTCGAGATCCGGCAGGCCAAGCGCATGAATATGCAGCGCAAGCCTTTCGTGCCACCCGAGGTACCCCAAGGTGCTGCTGCCGAGACAGCCTGAGCGCACTTGCCACTACCCTACAGAGAGACACCGGAGACACCGATGAAACGACGACATTTCCTGAGCCTCGCCGCGCCCTTGGGCCTCGGCGCACTGCACCTGGACGGCTGGGCCCAAGGCCCTTCGCAGGCCATGCGCATACAGGTCGGCGCCACACCGGGTGGCGGCACCGACATCGTCGGGCGCGCGCTCGCACAGGCCATGGAAGCGGAACTGCACCGGACGGTGATCGTGGAGAACAAGCCCGGCGCTGGCGGCAACATCGCCGCCTCCACCGTCGCACAGGCCGTCGGAGACCCCAACCTGCTGCTGCTGGCCTACACCAGCCACGCCATCAACCCGGCCATCGGGATCAAGCAGAACTTCGATCCGCTGCGGGACTTCACGCCCTTGAGCCTGATCGCCACCTCGCCGCTGCTGCTGGTCTGCCATCCCGATCTGCCGGTCAAGAACACGGCGGAACTCATCGCCTACGCCCGCCGCAACCCCGGCAAGCTCAGCGTTGCAGGCGCGGGACTGGGCAGCGCGAGCCAGCTCTCGGGCGAGATGCTGAAGGCCCAGGCCAAGCTCGACATCGTGAGCGTGCCCTACAAGGGCGCGGCGCCCGCCGTGCAGGACCTGCTGGGCGGCCAGGTACAGCTGATGCTGTCTAATGTCGCGACGGTGCGGCCCTTCCTGGAAAGCAAGAAGCTCAAGGCGCTCGGCGTGAGCACCAAGGAACGCCTGGCCGCGTATCCCGAGGCCGCGCCGATGGACGAGGTGCTTCCAGGTTTCGACTACCGCACCTGGTACGGCGTGCTCGCACCTGCCAAGCTGAAGGCCGAAGATGCAAAGATGCTCGAGCAGGTCGCGATCAAGGCCGGCCGCTCCGAGGCGGTGAAGCAGCGCCTGGCCCATGATGGGCTGGAGTCCGTGGGCAGCACGAGCGCGCAGTTCAAGGCCTTCATCGCTGCCGAACTCAAGCGCTGGGCCGCGGTGGCCAAGGCCACTGGCGTTCGCGTGAGTTGACCGCATGACGCACAAGCCTTCGCTCAAGGCGCGGCTGCGCGCCGGCGGGCCGGTTCTCGCACCCGGCGTCTATGACCCGTTCTCTGCGCTCGTCGCGACGCAGTCCGGCTTCGACGCCCTCTACCTGTCGGGCGCCGCCGTGGCCTACACCTCGCATGGACGCTCGGACGTCGGATTGACCACGGCCACCGAAACGGCCGACGTGCTCGGCCGCATCACCGACCGGGTCGACACCCCGGTCATCGTGGACGGCGACACCGGCTACGGCAACGCGCTCAACACCCAGCGCACCGTGCGTCTGTTCGAGCGTGCCGGCGCCGCGGCCATCCAGCTGGAGGACCAGGGCTTTCCGAAGCGCTGCGGCCACCTGGACGACAAGTCGGTCATCCCGCAGGCCGAGATGTGCGGCAAGCTCAAGGCAGCACTCGATGCGAGGACCCGAGACGACACCTTGATCATCGCCCGCACCGACGCGGTCGCCATCGAGGGCCTCGACGCCGCCCTGGTGCGCGCCGAGGCCTACCTCGCCTGCGGCGTCGACGTGCTCTTCATCGAGGCGTTGCGCAGCCCGGCGGACATGCAGCGCGCCTGCCGCCAGTTCGACGGCCGTGCGGCGCTTCTGGCCAACATGGTCGAAGGCGGAAAGACACCGCTGCAGTCGGCGGGCGAACTGGGCGAGATGGGCTTCCGCATCGTCATCTTCCCGGGCGGCGTGGTGCGCTTCCTCGGCGCCCAGATGAAGCGCTACTTCGATTCGCTGCACGCCAACGGCAGCACCAACGCGATGCGGGCCGAGATGCTCGACTTCGACGGCCTCAATGCCGTGATCGGCACGCCCGAACTGCTGGCGCTCGGCAAGCGCTACCAGCAGGGCTGAAGCACGCTCGAAGGGGCCCGCGGCCCTTCGAGCCCTGGCCGCTACAGGCCGGTGCGATGCGCGCTGACGCGCAGGTCCGTCGCAAACAGGTGCCCTGTGGCATGCGTGATCATCTCCGGCACGCCCGACGCGACCGCGATCGCCTGCGGCGTGACGCCGCAGCCCCACCACACCGGCACCTCATCCGGTCCGACCTCGTTGACCTTCCCGCTGTGGATCTTCGCCATGTCGGGAATCCCGATCTCCGCGCCATCGCCCACATGCACCGGCGAGCCGTGGGCGATCGGGTACTGCGAGGTGATCTCGATCGCACGCACCAGCAGCGTCTTCGGAATCGGCCGCATGCTCACGATCATGTTGCCGTGGAACATGCCGGCCGGCTGGCAGGCAATGCCGCTTTCGTAGACCGCGATGCGGCCGGTGCCGCTCTGCAGGTGGCGCAGTTCGATGCCGCCGTCGAGCATCGCCTGGTCGAAGGACACGCTGCAGCCCATCAGGAAACCCACGTGGTCCTTGCGCCACAGCGCGCGCAGGTCACGTACTTCCTCGGCAAGCTTGCCGTCGCGGAACACGCGGTAGCGCGACACGTCGGTGCGCAGGTCGCCCCCCGGCGTCGACTGCCGCGGCACCGGGTCCCCGGGTTCGAGCACCTCCACCAGCGGACAGGGCTTGGGGTTGCGCAGGCAGAAGCGCAGGAAGTCGAAGGCGTGGCGCTCGGGCACGATCGCCACGTTGGTCTGGATGTAGCCGCGCGCCATGCCCACCGTCGGGCCGTCCCAGCGGCCCTCGCGGATCGCCTCGCGCACCCGCTTGGGATGCGCGTCGCGCAGCTGGTCGCGGTCCTGTATCTGTGCTGTTGTCTGCATCGTGGATGTCTCAGGTCTGAGGAGGAGGGCGGCGCTGCGCCAGGGCCGCGAAGAAGGCCGAGCGTTCGCGCGCTCGGTTGACGAGCATGCTCAGGTCGTTCTCGGTCAACACCACCTGGGCACCGAGCGCGAGCACGGCCTCCCATTGCGCATCGCGCCCGACGCCGCCCACGCCGAAGCCTTTGCCGTGCGCGCGCGCCGCCGATGCGATGCGCTCGAGCGCGCCCACGTAGCGCGGATGGTCGTACCCACCGGGCAGGCCCATGTCGAAAACCAGGTCGCTGCTGCCGACGAAGAGCACGTCCGCACCGGGCACGGCCGCGATGTCCTCGACGGCCTCGACGGCGGCTTCGCTCTCGATCATCAGCATGGTCACCGACTCTTCATTGAAGCGCCTGCTCGCCTCGGCCAGCGGAATGCCGTAGCCGAACTGCGGAATCGATCCCGGCACGGAAAGCGTGCCCTGCGGCGGGTACTTGGCCGCGCGGCTCGCACGGCGCGCCTCGTCGGTGGAGTTGACGTGCGGTACCACCACGCCGAGTGCGCCGTTCGTGAGCCAGCTGGCGATCTCGGCCTCGTCGTTGCGGCGCACCCGCGCAAAGGGCAGCAGCCCGGCGCGCAGCGCGCCGAGCGCCATGTCGTAGCCGAGGTGCGGCGTCATCGGGCTGTGCTCGTTGTCCAGCATGAGCCAGCTGTAGCCGCAATCCCTGAGGATGGCGCCGATCTCCGGCGTGCGCGAGTGCCGCACGTTGCAGCCGAGCAGCAGCTCGCCGCGTGCCAGGCGCGCCTTGAAGGCCATGCCGACGCCGGGGTGGCCGGCCATCGAGGGCGCGGGCAGCGCCGCAGTCGCAGACGGTGTTGCAGACGCAGACGCAGACGCAGACGCAGACGCAGACGCAGACGCTGTTGCTGCCGATGTTCCCGCCTTCATTGCGCCTCGATCTTCGCGTCGTCGATGATGCGCTTGTAGCGCGCGGTGTCCTCCACGACCCGCGTGCGAAGCCCCTCGGGCGTGGTGGTGACGACGTCCATGCCCAGGCCGCGCAGCCGCTCCGTCACGGCAGGCTCGTGCAGGATCTTCACCACCTCCTTGTTGAGCCGGTCGACGATCGGCCTGGGCGTCCCTGCCGGCGCGAAGAGCGCATACCAGGTGTCCAGCACCAACGGCGGGAAGCCGGCCTCGGCCATGGTGGGAATCTCGGGCGCCACGCTGCTGCGTGTCGCGGTGGTCACCGCCAGTGCGCGCAGCTGCCCGGCCTGCACCGCGGGCAGGGCGGAGGCCATGTTGTCGAAGCTCATGGGCACGTGGCCCGCGATCAGGTCGGTGCGCAGCGGCCCGCTTCCCTTGTAGGGGATGTGGACCAGGTTGAGCCCCGTGAGCTTCTTGAAGCGCTCGCCGGCCAGGTGACCCCCGCCGCCCGTGCTGGCGGAGCCGAAGCTCACGCCGTCCTTCTGGTCGGCGATGTACTTCAGCAGCGATGGGCCGTCGGTGGCCGGCACCTTGGGGTTGACCACCAGCAGCAGCGGCGCGGCCGCCACCATGGTGATGGGCTCGAAGTCCTTCACCGGATCGTGGCGCGTTTCCTTGAACAGCAGGTTGTTGGTGCCGTGCGTGCTCTGCGTGCCCATCACCAGCGTGTAGCCGTCGGCCGGCTGCGTGGCCACGTAGTACGCGCCGATGTTGCCGGCCGCACCACCCTTCGATTCGACCACCACCGGCTGACCCAGGGCCTGCGCCAGCCGGTCGCTGATCACGCGCGAAACGATCTCGACGCTGCCACCGGGCGGGTAGGGCACGATGATCCGGATCGGCTTGTCCGGGTAGGCGGCGCCGGCCGCGCCGGCGATGCAGAAAAGTGCGGCGGCGACGCATCGCCTGAACAACAGGTTCGGATACACGGATGAAACTCCTCGGGGGGCTGGGCTGACCGGTCCTGATGCCTGTCGCGCGCCATGCAGAACCACTGCGGCACATGGTAGGAACGTGTGCCCACGCGCTGAATTCACATCCTCCGGGGGCAACGTTCAGCCTGCCTGAACGCTGCCGGGCCGAGCAGGGGCTCAGCGCCATTCAGCGCCATTGAACGGCCCGTTATCGAACGGCGAATGGTCAGCGCCGCGAGCGCTCGACATACTTGCCTCCATGTACCACTCGTCCTTTGCCTCGAGCGAAGGCATCACCTTCCAATCCGATGAGACAAGACATCAACACCGTGCAGCTCGGCATCGTCTGGCAGCGGCTGACGGGCCTGATGGACGAGATCGCGCAAACCTTCGTCCGCACCTCCTTCTCGGTGGTCGTGCGGGAGAACTGGGACCTTGCGATGTCGTTCATGGACGCCGACGGGCGCGTCTTCGCGCAGTCCTCGCGCTCGATTCCTTCCTTTCTAGGCACCATGCCGCGCACGCTCAAGGCCATCCTGGAGCGCCATCCGCGCGAGACGTTGGAGCCGGGCGATGTGCTGATCTCCAACGACCCCTGGATGGGCACCGGCCATCTCAACGACATCACGATGGTGCGGCCGATCTTCCGCGGCGGCACCCTGATCGCCTTCGTTGGCTCCACCTTCCACACGGTGGACATCGGCGGCGCGCCCAATCCGTTCGCCCGCGATTGCTATGAAGAAGGCCTGTGCATTCCCGCCCTCAAGATCATGCGGCGGGGCGAGGAAAACGCGGACGTGGTGGCCTTCATCACCGAGAACCTGCGCGAATCCACCGAGACGCTTGGCGACCTGCGCGCGCAATTCACAGCCTTCGAGCAGGCGCAGAAGCGGCTGATCAAGCTGCTGGACGACGAGCGCATCGACGACCTGCGCCAGATCACCGACCAGATCCTCGACCGCTCCGAGCAGAGCATGCGTGCCATGCTGGAGGCTGCGCCCGACGGCGAGTTCCACGACGAGGTGACCGCCGACGGCTACGACCTGCCGCTGTCCATCCGCTGCACCGTGCGCAAGAAGGGCTCGGACCTCACGGTGGACTATGCTGGCACCACGGGCCAGATCGACAAGCCGATCAACTCGGTGATGAACTTCACCTTTGCGTACAGCGCCTACGCGATCAAGTGCGCCTTCGATCCGGGCTCTCCCAACAACGACGGGTCGCTCAGGCCGCTGAGTATCCTCGCGCCCGAGGGCTGCCTGGTGAACCCGACGCGACCGGCACCGGTGTGGGGACGGCATCTCTCGGGCCACTACCTGCCCTTCGCCATCTTCGGTGCCCTGGCGCAGATGATCCCCGAGCGCGTGGCCGCCGACAGCGGCTCGCCCATCTGGAACATCTACTTCAAGGGCAACGACAAGGCACGCCGCAAGTTCGTCAAGATGTTCTTCATGAGCGGCGGCTACGGTGCGCGCGCCGCGTCCGACGGGCCGGCCTGCCTGAGCTTCCCGACCAACGTGGCCAACAGCCCCATCGAGCAGTTCGAGTCGCAGACGCCGCTGATCGTGACCGAGAAGCGCCTCATCACCGACTCGGGCGGCGCAGGCCGTTTCCGGGGTGGGCCGGGCCAGCGCCTGTCCTTCCGCTCCACCTCGGACGATCCGCTGACCTTCGTGATCCGGCACGAGCGCGTCAAGCATCCGCCCCGCGGCTTCCTCGGCGGCCTGCCGGGTTCGGCGGGCGTGGACATGCTCAATGGCGAGCGCATCGCCGCCAAGTCGGTCGTGGCCATGAAGAAGGGTGACGTCGCGACCTTCGAGACACCCGGCGGGGGCGGCATGTACCCGCCCGCCGAGCGACGGCTCGACGCAATCCGCAAGGACCTGGTCAACGGCATCGTGAGCCTGGCCGCGGCCGAGCGCGACTACGGCCTCCAGGCCGACCGGCTGAGCCTTGCGGCTGCCAGGAACGAAACAAAGGCATCGAAGGAACCGAACTCGTGAACGCAAAGGGACAAGACGCACGCCGCTATCGCATCGGCGTGGACATCGGCGGAACCTTCACCGACCTCGTGATGTTCGACACCGAGGCCCGCATGCTGGTCAACGAGAAAGTGCCGACCACGCCGGACGATCCTTCGCGCGGCGTGCTCAACGGCATCGGCCTGCTGCTGCAGAAGAGCGGCGTGCACGCGCGCGATGTCGATGCGGTGATCCACGGCACCACGCTGGTGGCCAACGCACTCATCGAGCGCAAGGGTGTGCGCACTGCGCTGGTCACCACCGACGGCTTTCGCGACGTGCTGCAGATCGGTCGCGAATGGCGCTACGACATCTACGACATCGGCCTGCAGCCGGTGGATTCGCTGATCGAACGTTCCGCGCGCTTCGAGGTGCGCGAACGCGTCGGCCCGGAAGGCGAGGCGATCACGCCGCTCGACGAGCGCCAGATGGAAGCCCTCGCGCAGCAGCTCGCCGCAGGCGACTACGAAGCAGTGGCGGTCTGCTTCCTGCATTCGTACCGCTTTCCGGCGCACGAGCAGCGCGCCAAGGCCATCCTCGAGAAGCACCTGCCGCACACCACGGTCTGCATCTCCAGCGAGGTGATGCCCGAACTCGGTGAATACGAGCGCAGCGCAACGGCGGTGTGCAACGCCTACGTGCAGCCGCTGTTCCGCAAGTACATCGCGGGCCTCATCGATGGCATGCGCGCCATGGGCATCGAGCGCGAACTCTTCCTTATGCAGTCCGACGGCGGGACCGTGCACTACAGCACCGCCATGCAGTACCCCATCCGTCTCGTGCAATCAGGGCCGGCGGGCGGCGTGCAGGCCACCGCGTTGATCGGCCGCCTGGCAGGCGCCGACAACGTGCTGTGCTTCGACATGGGCGGCACCACCGCCAAGGCCTGCCTGATCGAAGGCGGCGAGCCGGCCGTCACGACCGACTTCGAGGTGGCGCGCCAGGCGCGCTTCAAGAAGGGCAGCGGCATTCCGCTGAAGGTGCCGGCGGTCGACATGATCGAGGTCGGCTCCGGCGGCGGCAGCATCGCGCGCATCAACCAGATGGGCCTGATCCAGGTCGGCCCCGACAGCTCCAGCGCCGTGCCCGGTCCGGCCTGCTACGGCCTGGGCGGCAAGGACGGCACGGTGACCGATGCCGACCTGGTGCTCGGCTACCTCGACGCCAAGGCCTTCCTCGGCGGCGACATGGCGCTCGACGAGCCGGCCGCGCGCCAGGCACTGGCGGCGAACATCGGCCAACGCCTCGGCCTGGACGAGGTGGAAGCCGCCTTCGGCATTCACGAGACCGTCAACGAGACCATGGCCCAGGCCGCCAGCATCCATGCGCTCGAGAAGGGGCGCAAGGCGGCCGACTACGCGATGGTGCCGATCGGCGGCGCCGGGCCGGTGCATGCCTGCCACGTCGCCCTCAAGCTCGGCATCCGGCGCGTGGTGTGCCCGCTGGGCGCGGGCGTGGCCTCGGCCTTCGGCTTCCTGGCCTCGCCCATGTCCTTCCAGTTCGTGCGGGCGGAGATCACGCCGCTGGCACAGCTGGATGCCGGGCGCGTGCGGGCCCTGGTCGACGAACTCGAGGCCCAGGGCCGCGCGATGTTCGAGGCCTCCGGCATGGGCAGCGTGAAGGTGCTGGTCAAGGTGAATGCCGCCATGCGCTACGTGGGACAGGGCTTCGAGGTGCTGGTGCCGCTGGACGACCACCGGCTGGCGCGAGGCATGGACAGCCGGCTCGAACGCGCCTTCGAAGCCGCGTACCAGCAGCTGTACGGCCGCACCGAGCGCGGTGCGCCGGTGGAGATCGTCTCGTGGCGCGTGGTCGTGATGAGCGAGACCCCCGACATCACCCCCGCGGCCGTGGCCACGCTCGACGACCGGGGCAGCGCGCTGAAGGGCCGCCGGCCGGTCTACAGCGTGCTGAGCCGGCGCTTCGTCGACACGCCGGTGTACGACCGCTACCGGCTCGGCATCGACACCGACCTGCAGGGCCCCGCGATCGTGGAGGAGCGCGAGTCGACCGTGGTCGTGCCCGAGGGCGCGCGCGTGACGGTGGACCGCTATCGCAACCTGATCGTCGACCTGCCGCTGCAGGCCGGGCAATGAGGGCACCTGCGATGCAGCAATACCAGCTCTACATCGACGGCCATTGGCGCGACCCCGCGAGCGGCGCATGGTTCGACTCCGTCAATCCCTACACCGGCGAGGCCTGGTGCCGCATCCCGCGCGGCAACGCCGAAGACGTCGATGCCGCGGCGCGCGCGGCGCACCGCGCCATGTACGAAGGCGAATGGGCGCACATCAACGCCACCCAGCGCGGCCACCGCCTGCGCCGGCTCGGCGACCTGCTGGCCGCACGCGCCGAGCACCTGGCGCGCACCGAGGTGAAGGACAACGGCAAGCTGCTGGCCGAGATGCTCAACCAGTGCCGCTATCTCACCGAGTGGTTCCACTACTTCGGCGGACTGGCCGACAAGATAGAGGGGACGGTCCCGCCCATCGACAAGGCCGACGTCCTCAACTTCACGCGCCACGAGCCGATCGGCGTGACCGCCTGCATCACGCCGTGGAACTCGCCGCTGCTGCTGATGGCGTGGAAGGTCGCGCCGGCGCTCGCAGCCGGCAACGCGGTGGTGATCAAGCCCTCGGAATTCACCTCGGCCTCGACGCTCGAGTTCGCGCGGGTCTGCGAAGAGGCCGGGTTGCCGCCGGGCCTGGTCAACGTGGTCACCGGCTACGGCGCAGAAGCCGGCGAGCCGCTGGTCACCCATCCGCTGGTGCGCAAGATCGCGTTCACCGGTGGCGAGTCGGGCGGACGCCACGTCGCCGTCGCGGCCGCGCGCGACTTCAAGCACACCACGCTGGAGCTGGGCGGCAAATCGGCCAACATCGTGCTCGACGACGCGCGCATCGACGATGCGGTCTCGGGCGCGATCTCCGGCATCTTCGCGGCAACGGGCCAGACCTGCATCGCGGGGTCGCGACTGTTGCTGCACGAACGCATCCACGACCAGTTCCTCGACAAGCTGCTCGCGCTGGCCGGCCAGGCACGCTTCGGCGACCCGATGGATGCCGACACCCAGATCGGCCCCGTCACCACCGAGCCGCAGTTCCGCAAGGTGGTGGACTACCTGCGCATCGCCAAGGAGGAGGGCGCGCGTTGCGTGATGGGCGGCGAGGTGGCGGCCCAGCCGCCGGGTGCGCGCGGCTTCTTCGTGCAGCCGACCATCTTCACCGACGTGCGGCCCGACATGCGGATCGCGCAGGAAGAAGTCTTCGGTCCCGTGCTCTCGGTGATCCGCTTTTCGAGCGACGAGGAAGCGATCCGCATCGCCAATGGAACCAACTACGGCCTGGCGGCCGGCGTGTGGACCGAAAGCCTGCGCCGCGCCGTGAATTTCTCGAAGCAGCTCCAGGCCGGTACGGTGTGGGTCAACACCTATCGCTCGACCAGCTACACCACGCCGTTCGGCGGCGTGAAGGCCTCGGGCCTGGGCCGCGAGAACGGCATGGAATCGATCCGCGAGTACCTGCAGACCAAGAGCGTCTGGTTCTACACCGGCGCGCCGGTGGCCAACCCCTACATCCGCCGCTGAAGAGAGCGCCAGGACAAGCATGACGACGACAATGACAGTGGCCGAGGCCCTCGCGCAGGCGATGGAAGAAGCCGGCGTGCAACGGATCTACGGCGTGCCCGGCGGCGGCTCGTCGCTCGACGTGATCGAGGCGGCCGCGCGGCGCGGCATCGCCTTCACGCTGACCAAGACCGAGAACGCCGCCGTGATGATGGCGGGCGCCCTGGCCGAGAGCACGGGCCGCCTGGGCGTGGCGCTCATGACCAAGGGGCCCGGTGTAGCCAACGCAGCCAACGGCGTGGCTTACGCAAGCCTCGACCGCGCGCCGGTGATGGTGATCACCGACGGCTTCACGCCCGCGCAGCTCGGCTACATCACGCACCAGGTGTTCGACCAGCGTGCCATGCTCGCGCCGGTGGTCAAGGGCCACGGACGGCTCGACGGCGACGACGCGGGCGCGGAAATTCGCCGCCTGGTGACGCTTGCCTGCACCGCGCCTTGCGGTCCGGTGCACCTGGAGCTCACCAGCGCGGTCGCGCGCAAGCCTCTGGGCCGGACGTTGCCCGAGGCAGCGCGGACCCCGCCGGCCGTCGCCGACGCGATGCTGCTGAAACAGGCCGCGGCAATGATCGCGAAAGCCCGGCGCCCGGTGATCGTTGCCGGGCTCGAGGCGCGGCGCGCGGCCCCGCAGTTGCGCGCGCTGGCCGAGGGGCTGTGCTGCCCCGTGCTCTCCACCTACAAGGCCAAGGGCGTACTGTCCGATCGGCATGAACTGGTAACGGGCGTGTTCACCGGCGGCGCACAGGAGCAGGAATGCGTGCACCAGGCCGACCTGATCGTGCTGGTGGGGATGGACCCGGTGGAGCTGATCCTGCAGCCCTGGCCCTACGACATCCCGGTGCTCGACATCGGCGTGCACGGCTATTCCGTGCACTACGTGAAGCCGGCGCTTGGCGTCTACGGCAGCCTCGCGGCCAATCTCGAGGCGCTGGGCGGTCATGGCCTCGCGGCAAGCACCTGGGAGCCCGGCGAGATTGCGCGCCTGCGCAGCAACGTGCAGCGCGCCCTGGCCTACGGGCCGGTGTCGCAGGGCGTGGCGCCGGATCGTCTCGTCCAGCTCACCGCCGAGGCCTGCGCCGAAGCCGGCTTGCGCCCGCGCATGTCGGTGGATGCTGGCGCCCACATGTTCTCGGCGACTACCTTTTTCCCCTGCGAGGAACCGGGCGATTGCCTGATCTCCAATGGCCTGGCCTCCATGGCCTTCGGCGTGCCGGCCGCCATCGCTGCGGCCATCGAGGACCCGACGCGCCCGGTGGTCTGCTTCACGGGCGACGGCGGGCTGATGATGTGCATGGGCGAGCTGTGCACCGCGGTCGAGGCGGGCGCGCGCATCCTGGTCGTTGTCTTCAACGACGGCGCGCTGTCGCTGATCGACGTGAAGCAGCAGAGCCGGCAACTCCCCACACGCGGCGTGCGCTGGGGTCGACACGATTTCGCGCGAGTCATGGAAGGGGCAGGCGGCGCCGGCTGGCGCGTGCGCGACGAGGACGGGCTGCGCACCGCATTGCAGGCCGCACTGGCTGGCCAGGGGCCTGCGTTGATCGATGTCGAGGTCGAAGCGGCCGGCTATGCGCAGCAGCTCAAGGCCATGCGAGGCTGACGCGATGATCACCATCGGCCCGCGTGCCGCCACCGC
Protein-coding regions in this window:
- a CDS encoding putative hydro-lyase; translated protein: MQTTAQIQDRDQLRDAHPKRVREAIREGRWDGPTVGMARGYIQTNVAIVPERHAFDFLRFCLRNPKPCPLVEVLEPGDPVPRQSTPGGDLRTDVSRYRVFRDGKLAEEVRDLRALWRKDHVGFLMGCSVSFDQAMLDGGIELRHLQSGTGRIAVYESGIACQPAGMFHGNMIVSMRPIPKTLLVRAIEITSQYPIAHGSPVHVGDGAEIGIPDMAKIHSGKVNEVGPDEVPVWWGCGVTPQAIAVASGVPEMITHATGHLFATDLRVSAHRTGL
- a CDS encoding Bug family tripartite tricarboxylate transporter substrate binding protein; this encodes MKRRHFLSLAAPLGLGALHLDGWAQGPSQAMRIQVGATPGGGTDIVGRALAQAMEAELHRTVIVENKPGAGGNIAASTVAQAVGDPNLLLLAYTSHAINPAIGIKQNFDPLRDFTPLSLIATSPLLLVCHPDLPVKNTAELIAYARRNPGKLSVAGAGLGSASQLSGEMLKAQAKLDIVSVPYKGAAPAVQDLLGGQVQLMLSNVATVRPFLESKKLKALGVSTKERLAAYPEAAPMDEVLPGFDYRTWYGVLAPAKLKAEDAKMLEQVAIKAGRSEAVKQRLAHDGLESVGSTSAQFKAFIAAELKRWAAVAKATGVRVS
- a CDS encoding HpcH/HpaI aldolase family protein; this translates as MAGHPGVGMAFKARLARGELLLGCNVRHSRTPEIGAILRDCGYSWLMLDNEHSPMTPHLGYDMALGALRAGLLPFARVRRNDEAEIASWLTNGALGVVVPHVNSTDEARRASRAAKYPPQGTLSVPGSIPQFGYGIPLAEASRRFNEESVTMLMIESEAAVEAVEDIAAVPGADVLFVGSSDLVFDMGLPGGYDHPRYVGALERIASAARAHGKGFGVGGVGRDAQWEAVLALGAQVVLTENDLSMLVNRARERSAFFAALAQRRPPPQT
- a CDS encoding hydantoinase B/oxoprolinase family protein, with amino-acid sequence MRQDINTVQLGIVWQRLTGLMDEIAQTFVRTSFSVVVRENWDLAMSFMDADGRVFAQSSRSIPSFLGTMPRTLKAILERHPRETLEPGDVLISNDPWMGTGHLNDITMVRPIFRGGTLIAFVGSTFHTVDIGGAPNPFARDCYEEGLCIPALKIMRRGEENADVVAFITENLRESTETLGDLRAQFTAFEQAQKRLIKLLDDERIDDLRQITDQILDRSEQSMRAMLEAAPDGEFHDEVTADGYDLPLSIRCTVRKKGSDLTVDYAGTTGQIDKPINSVMNFTFAYSAYAIKCAFDPGSPNNDGSLRPLSILAPEGCLVNPTRPAPVWGRHLSGHYLPFAIFGALAQMIPERVAADSGSPIWNIYFKGNDKARRKFVKMFFMSGGYGARAASDGPACLSFPTNVANSPIEQFESQTPLIVTEKRLITDSGGAGRFRGGPGQRLSFRSTSDDPLTFVIRHERVKHPPRGFLGGLPGSAGVDMLNGERIAAKSVVAMKKGDVATFETPGGGGMYPPAERRLDAIRKDLVNGIVSLAAAERDYGLQADRLSLAAARNETKASKEPNS
- a CDS encoding TauD/TfdA family dioxygenase, translating into MNTPDTGWRAHEAAADTSWIQRLSPEAVAGFDAALAHARRAGKPLVEMTQDDFPLPQASVDALQAALACTQGHWGMCQLKGFPVDRWSEEDCRVAYWGLGLHLGVARTQNKASDILNDVRDAGGSYKVTNGRGYNTNAQLDFHCDSCDVVALLCRRTAKEGGASKIVSSKALVAEFARRRPDLVETLRGVFHYSYQGAQDPSQPPYYAIPLLGRADAPFAFRINRKNVNAAQRDFPEVPRLSTRQVEALDLIDTLLEDPALLFSMWFEQGDLQLLNNYTVVHSRTSFVDHEEPDQRRHLLRLWLAVPCAQQLPPDWAPYYGDDRAGSVRGGLRGSNRTQAFEEFEIRQAKRMNMQRKPFVPPEVPQGAAAETA
- a CDS encoding Bug family tripartite tricarboxylate transporter substrate binding protein is translated as MYPNLLFRRCVAAALFCIAGAAGAAYPDKPIRIIVPYPPGGSVEIVSRVISDRLAQALGQPVVVESKGGAAGNIGAYYVATQPADGYTLVMGTQSTHGTNNLLFKETRHDPVKDFEPITMVAAAPLLLVVNPKVPATDGPSLLKYIADQKDGVSFGSASTGGGGHLAGERFKKLTGLNLVHIPYKGSGPLRTDLIAGHVPMSFDNMASALPAVQAGQLRALAVTTATRSSVAPEIPTMAEAGFPPLVLDTWYALFAPAGTPRPIVDRLNKEVVKILHEPAVTERLRGLGMDVVTTTPEGLRTRVVEDTARYKRIIDDAKIEAQ
- a CDS encoding isocitrate lyase/PEP mutase family protein, with the translated sequence MTHKPSLKARLRAGGPVLAPGVYDPFSALVATQSGFDALYLSGAAVAYTSHGRSDVGLTTATETADVLGRITDRVDTPVIVDGDTGYGNALNTQRTVRLFERAGAAAIQLEDQGFPKRCGHLDDKSVIPQAEMCGKLKAALDARTRDDTLIIARTDAVAIEGLDAALVRAEAYLACGVDVLFIEALRSPADMQRACRQFDGRAALLANMVEGGKTPLQSAGELGEMGFRIVIFPGGVVRFLGAQMKRYFDSLHANGSTNAMRAEMLDFDGLNAVIGTPELLALGKRYQQG